A window from Capricornis sumatraensis isolate serow.1 chromosome 5, serow.2, whole genome shotgun sequence encodes these proteins:
- the NOBOX gene encoding homeobox protein NOBOX has product MVGAGDLCSLLEAGCRPRPACIAPQPQGAAAPAPPSRGGGGQLRGPRASRPAAAPRAALPGGPRGRTPARARGFFRRRAGGRPRAAVQAMEPTRERGPELRGQGGGGKSPAARLEEDEEALQRSAPYTQDAPGKAMPLSCTISGEKRPSEAPGEGAGAGKACQRPSPGALHEDRSLASPRPQPQGQGPPFPGTEGRLGKRPYSPATGEQKKPRDVGPASTASPSSANPARAAYNPVPCGLGRGSCHVANLLNTLAQNNQNLEKEKRSPEVTCQVRKKTRTLYRSDQLEELERLFQDDHYPDSDKRREIAQTVGVTPQRIMVWFQNRRAKWRKMNGKENKDAPAGPALTPAPASNQCSSVAELPPTESTILEPGTLPQDSLPEPSMLLKSDQTLGPNLQNEGPQRRPVTPPLFSPPPVRRANLPFPLGPVHAPQLMLDTLSSDSSHKDGPCGLWGTSITPPPACSYLEDLETQEYQPSSSQPGPFSFSQAPQTQFFQHPQPQFPYLHPFPLPSSLTPPLPEDPLFALSSGPGGGSSQGYFPGPPSGPVLLQPLAGNVGAVPWADPCLPDSPFPSAFCLQALGGPPGGDSCFLDLFAAPYAQASGRPPSPGLTQMPESTPPAAGRPLLGQAQEEPPAAPGERPPAPKEEDKSSHGP; this is encoded by the exons ATGGTGGGCGCTGGTGACCTCTGCAGCCTCCTGGAGGCGGGCTGTCGCCCACGCCCCGCGTGCATcgccccccagccccagggagcgGCCGCACCCGCCCCTCCCAGCCGCGGCGGGGGCGGGCAGCTGCGTGGCCCCCGGGCCTCGCGCCCTGCAGCTGCCCCGCGCGCCGCCCTCCCGGGCGGGCCTCGCGGACGCACACCTGCCCGCGCGCGAGGCTTCTTTAGGCGGCGGGCAGGCGGGCGGCCCCGTGCGGCAGTCCAGGCCATGGAGCCCACCCGGGAGCGCGGCCCGGAGTTGCGGG GCCAGGGGGGTGGAGGCAAGTCCCCTGCTGCCAGGCTGGAGGAGGACGAGGAAGCCCTGCAGAGGTCAGCCCCCTACACTCAGGACGCCCCAGGCAAGGCCATGCCTCTTTCCTGCACCATCTCTGGGGAGAAGCGGCCGTCAGAGGCtcctggggaaggggctggggctgggaaagCCTGCCAGAGGCCCAGCCCAGGGGCTCTCCACGAAGACAGGAGCCTAGCCTCGCCTAGACCCCAGCCTCAGGGGCAAGGGCCTCccttcccagggacagaggggaggctggggaagaGGCCCTACTCTCCAGCCACCGGCGAGCAGAAGAAGCCTAGGGATGTGGGTCCGGCCTCGACGGCATCTCCCAGCAGCGCTAACCCGGCCCGGGCCGCGTACAACCCGGTGCCTTGTGGGTTAGGCCGGGGGTCCTGCCATGTGGCCAACCTCCTCAACACACTGGCCCAGAACAACCAaaacctggagaaggagaagaggtcCCCGGAAGTGACCTGCCAGGTCCGGAAGAAGACCCGCACCCTGTACCGCTCGG ACCAGCTGGAGGAGCTAGAAAGGCTCTTCCAAGACGACCACTATCCAGATAGCGATAAGCGCCGGGAGATCGCCCAGACGGTGGGGGTCACCCCCCAGCGCATCATG GTGTGGTTCCAGAATCGCCGGGCCAAGTGGCGAAAAATGAATGGGAAGGAGAATAAGGACGCACCTGCAGGTCCCGCCCTTACCCCAGCCCCCGCCAGCAACCAGTGCAG CTCTGTGGCCGAGCTGCCACCTACCGAGTCCACGATCCTGGAGCCTGGGACCCTCCCTCAGGATTCCCTTCCAG AGCCGTCCATGCTGCTGAAGTCTGACCAGACTCTGGGCCCAAACCTGCAGAATGAGGGCCCCCAGAGAAGGCCTGTGACACCCCCACTCTTCAGCCCCCCACCTGTCCGAAGAGCCAACCTTCCTTTTCCGCTCGGCCCTGTGCATGCCCCCCAGCTGATGCTGGATACCCTGAGCAGTGACAGCAGCCACAAGGATGGCCCTTGTGGGTTGTGGGGAACAAG CATCACTCCACCCCCTGCCTGCTCATACTTAGAGGATCTGGAGACCCAGGAGTACCAACCCAGCAGCAGCCAGCCAGGACCGTTCTCCTTCTCCCAGGCGCCACAGACCCAGTTCTTCCAACACCCGCAGCCCCAGTTTCCATACCTGCACCCCTTCCCTTTGCCCAGCTCGCTGACTCCGCCGCTGCCCGAAGACCCTCTCTTTGCCTTGTCCAGTGGCCCTGGCGGGGGCTCATCCCAGGGCTATTTCCCAGGCCCTCCATCGGGGCCCGTCCTGCTGCAGCCGCTAGCCGGGAACGTGG GTGCGGTGCCCTGGGCCGACCCCTGCCTGCCAGACTCGCCGTTCCCCAGCGCCTTCTGCCTGCAGGCTCTGGGAGGCCCCCCAGGAGGGGACAGCTGCTTCCTGGACCTGTTTGCCGCTCCCTACGCGCAGGCTTCGGGAAGGCCGCCTTCCCCGGGCCTCACCCAGATGCCGGAGAGCACCCCGCCTGCAGCGGGAAGACCCCTGCTCGGCCAGGCCCAGGAGGAACCACCGGCCGCCCCAGGGGAGCGGCCCCCGGCCCCCAAAGAAGAAGACAAGAGTAGCCATGGCCCCTAG